In Calditrichota bacterium, a genomic segment contains:
- a CDS encoding DUF401 family protein translates to MIIWFGFFLSFLVILLVSRKSLWLALVIGSYLLGIFSLSVAQMLRLTWQTLSDPSVLLLAMSVGIIPVIGGIMQQSGLMDDFVNNLPFSQKTVMVFSAAFVGMLPMPGGALLSAPLIEKSGEGVSAARKAAINVWYRHVLLLIYPLGMLLATTAMAKVNLYHVVLYLLPGFALMMLSGSLFLLR, encoded by the coding sequence ATGATTATCTGGTTCGGTTTTTTTCTCTCGTTTCTCGTCATTCTGCTCGTCTCCCGCAAAAGTCTCTGGCTGGCGCTGGTAATCGGCTCCTATTTGCTGGGAATTTTCAGCCTGTCTGTGGCGCAGATGCTCCGGCTCACCTGGCAGACTCTCTCGGATCCGTCGGTGCTGCTACTGGCAATGTCTGTGGGAATCATTCCCGTCATCGGCGGCATCATGCAGCAGAGCGGCTTGATGGATGACTTTGTCAATAATTTGCCTTTCAGCCAAAAAACAGTGATGGTTTTTTCCGCAGCATTCGTGGGCATGCTGCCCATGCCCGGCGGTGCGCTGCTTTCTGCGCCGTTGATCGAAAAAAGCGGAGAGGGCGTTTCTGCTGCGCGCAAGGCAGCAATAAATGTGTGGTATCGGCATGTTTTGTTGCTCATCTATCCGCTGGGAATGCTGCTGGCAACCACTGCCATGGCAAAAGTGAATCTCTATCACGTTGTGCTGTATCTGCTCCCCGGATTCGCGCTGATGATGCTTTCCGGCTCGCTTTTTTTACTTCGT
- a CDS encoding class I SAM-dependent methyltransferase — protein sequence MSKETKVEIKGFEAKHYDALLDFISLGKYKSFIRKAISDMNIQPDDRILDMGCGTGRNACLMAEFLSEKGAILGLDIGEEMIAQFGKNCAKFPNVGVRKMRIDEPLSLENEFDKALLSFVFHGFPPEKQEKIIANARKALKPGGELFILDYEEFDLEKKPWIFRLIFKKTECRLAQDYLKVDWKNYLRKRGFDDFDEKTYFRNIVRLLRARLTEK from the coding sequence ATGTCGAAAGAGACAAAAGTCGAAATAAAAGGCTTTGAAGCAAAACACTACGATGCGCTGTTGGATTTTATCTCGCTGGGAAAATACAAATCTTTTATCCGAAAAGCGATTTCCGACATGAACATTCAGCCCGACGATAGAATTCTGGACATGGGCTGCGGCACCGGGAGAAACGCTTGCCTGATGGCAGAGTTTCTGTCGGAAAAGGGCGCGATTTTGGGGCTGGACATTGGCGAGGAAATGATCGCGCAATTCGGGAAAAATTGTGCGAAATTTCCCAACGTTGGCGTCCGAAAGATGCGTATCGATGAGCCGCTGTCGTTGGAAAACGAATTTGACAAAGCGCTGTTGTCTTTTGTTTTTCACGGCTTCCCGCCGGAGAAACAGGAGAAAATTATCGCCAATGCCAGAAAAGCGCTCAAGCCCGGCGGCGAACTTTTCATTTTGGACTACGAAGAATTTGATCTGGAAAAAAAGCCCTGGATTTTCCGGCTTATTTTCAAAAAAACGGAATGCCGGCTGGCGCAGGACTATTTGAAAGTGGATTGGAAAAATTATTTACGCAAGCGCGGATTTGACGATTTTGATGAGAAAACATATTTTCGCAATATCGTTCGCCTGCTGCGCGCTCGCCTGACCGAAAAATAG
- a CDS encoding zinc ribbon domain-containing protein, whose product MPTYDYRCKKCGHEFELFRSIVDEAVVLCPKCGTVADIIIGKGAGVIFHGSGFYLTDYSKKHNIS is encoded by the coding sequence ATGCCAACTTATGATTATCGTTGCAAAAAATGCGGGCACGAATTTGAGTTATTTCGCAGCATTGTGGATGAAGCGGTTGTGCTGTGCCCAAAATGCGGAACTGTGGCGGATATTATCATTGGAAAAGGAGCCGGAGTGATTTTTCATGGCAGCGGCTTTTATTTGACTGATTACAGCAAAAAACACAACATTTCTTAA
- a CDS encoding DUF89 family protein: MSEKYPEMISFSYECIPCAMGSVINLIKNGVVPPEKREPLIKEVLRFLSGVPFDQSPIEMGRDLHRVIRKFLGDADPYAGLKQKFNSLLLDRYDELTEFVQRSERPFEAALRLAIAGNVIDFVANNNFDIHSTIERAKTVTLAVDDSAQLENDIRNAKSVLYLGDNAGEIVLDRILLQTLQHPRVYFAVRGNAVINDATRQDAEQIGLSDLVTIIDNGDDAPGTILPDTSAEFRKIFYDADLIISKGQGNFESLMNCQRPLYFILMAKCDHVAKILGVNKGDFIVKKSVG, encoded by the coding sequence ATGAGCGAAAAATATCCGGAAATGATTTCTTTTTCCTACGAATGCATTCCCTGCGCCATGGGGAGTGTGATTAATTTAATCAAGAACGGTGTTGTCCCGCCGGAAAAACGGGAGCCGCTGATTAAAGAAGTGTTGCGGTTTTTGAGCGGCGTGCCCTTTGACCAATCCCCCATTGAGATGGGTCGGGATTTGCATCGCGTGATTCGGAAATTTTTAGGCGATGCGGATCCGTATGCCGGCTTGAAGCAGAAATTCAATTCCCTACTTTTGGACAGGTACGATGAATTGACGGAATTTGTACAGCGGAGCGAGCGTCCGTTTGAAGCAGCGCTGCGCTTGGCGATTGCAGGAAACGTGATTGATTTTGTCGCCAATAACAATTTTGACATTCACAGCACCATTGAAAGGGCGAAAACAGTGACGCTGGCGGTTGATGATTCCGCGCAATTGGAGAACGACATTCGAAATGCGAAGAGCGTGCTCTATCTGGGGGATAACGCCGGAGAGATCGTTTTGGACAGAATTTTGCTGCAAACGCTGCAACATCCGCGCGTTTATTTTGCTGTGCGCGGCAATGCGGTCATTAACGATGCCACGCGACAGGACGCAGAACAAATCGGGCTGAGTGATTTAGTGACAATCATCGACAATGGCGACGATGCGCCGGGTACAATTTTGCCTGACACTTCGGCTGAATTTCGGAAGATTTTCTACGACGCGGATTTGATCATTTCCAAAGGTCAGGGAAATTTCGAAAGTCTGATGAATTGCCAACGACCTCTCTATTTTATTTTGATGGCGAAATGCGACCACGTCGCGAAAATTTTGGGTGTGAATAAAGGCGATTTTATTGTTAAAAAATCTGTGGGGTAG